TTAGAGAAGAAAAAAATGCTCGCGAAGGTCCAGATCAGCAAGCTTGTCTCGTCTTCCTTACCTCGGAGAATCGGTTTCTCGTATCCGTCTTGGATCAAAGACTTTCTCTCAAACAAGCCTTCTTCTTCTTCTTGTCATTAGAGGGTTGTGAAAGTGGAAGTAGCTTGCGTGTTCTTGGAGGAGGCAATGCGGAAAGGAATGGTTCCTAGAGAAAGCACTTTGCAAAATGTTGGTGGAGATGAATGGTATGGGCAGAGCCGAATATAAAAATGGGGTCCCTTTATAAAATTTTTTTTATCATAGTACAATATATATTTGAAAAAAAAATATTAAGAAAATAACTTTAAAAAACTAAGACAAAATTTTTCTTCCCTCTTTTTCAATAANNNNNNNNNNNNNNNNNNNNNNNNNNNNNNNNNNNNNNNNNNNNNNNNNNNNNNNNNNNNNNNNNNNNNNNNNNNNNNNNNNNNNNNNNNNNNNNNNNNNNNNNNNNNNNNNNNNNNNNNNNNNNNNNNNNNNNNNNNNNNNNNNNNNNNNNNNNNNNNNNNNNNNNNNNNNNNNNNNNNAGAACCTTGCATTGATTTCACCAATGCATCAACTCTGTCTTTTTTTTTGTCTTTTCTTGGCTCCTGATGCACATGATCTCGTTGGAGGCATATTTTCTGAAATTAATAATTAAACTTAAATCAACAAAGACTGAAAACTAAAAAAATAAAAAAATAAAAAAATTCACCACTTTAACAAAACTGATGATAATATAAGAGACACCTGTAGCACAGGATTGAGAACCAAGAAAGAAGACGTGTGTGCTTGCTTGAGAAAGATTGATGTGAACATTGCACGTAGAATACTTAGGAATATATACGAACCAAATATATTAAGTATAACTGCACTTTTTCCTTTTTATTTAGGAGTTTGACATATAAAACATATATTCCTTTTTTCAATTTGGAAAATTGACAATAAAATAAAATATTTATTTTTTAAAAAAGCAATGTAGATAATTGAACTTGCATTGAATAATAAATGGCAAACTTAAACCAATATACTACTAATAATTTTTGGAAATTTGGGGCCCTAAAAATACTATATAGTTTGGGGGCCCTAGGCGAAAGCCTTTTTGGATACACTTGAAGCACGGCTCTGGGTATGGGAGAAGCAAAACTCAAGATTGAGTGTTTGGTTAGTGATGATGACCAGTTTCCTAGGATTTAGAGTTTGGAGTATGGCTCAAAAGTTTTGTTTTTCATATATACTCTTTGTGTATTACAATTTTATTGAAATGAAATGAAATCAAAGAATCGTTTCTGGCATAAAAATATAAAATGAAATTTCGATAGTTAGAGGTGTTTCTTGCAAATATTTTGTTCTGTATTTCAAATTAATTATTATATAAATATTTTGTTTTTAGAATAAAGCAGAAAAGGGTTAAACCCTTTGTGTCTTCTTCCTCTGGCGCCGTCGTTCAATCTCTCTAAAAACCCTTCTCAAGCGAGAAGTTCTTCAATCTTCTTCGTTGTTAAACCGTAAGTGCTTTTTCTTTTACTTGAACGGTTTATGTCAATCTAGGAGTATAGCGTCTTATTAAATCTCAAAACTGACGACGTTCTACTGTAATAGACCTTACCTAGGTTAAGAGTAAAGCTACAATCTTTCGTCGTCCTTAGTTTGTGTGATATTCAAAGGTTATGGAGTCTTTTCTTCGATGACATAGAAACCCTAGTTTCAGAAACTCTAAATTTAATTGTTTTTTTTTTTTTTTTTTTTTGCTGTTTCGTGGAAGATGATGAGATGAACATGATTGATGAAAACGGAGCAGCATCTGACTCCGAAGCTGAATCTCTTTCAGATTCAGATGACAACGACATCACTGAGAAGTTATCCGAGCCGACAAAGACCGCTGTCTACAACAGAGACGGGCTTCTTGATAAGCTTCAAGACATTAGCTGGCCAGAAGACATTGACTGGACTCACAAGCTCACCGTCGAGATCGAGCAAGGACAAGCCGTCGACGTGAACGACGACCTCGCTAGAGAGATGGCTTTCTACACTCAAGCCCTCCAAGGGACAAGGCAGGCTTTCCAGAAGCTCCAGGAGATGGGACTACCCTTTCTCAGACCCGCGGATTACTACGCGGAGATGGTGAAGTCAGACACGCACATGGAGAAAGTGAAGTCTAAGCTTCTGTGCGAGAAGAAACAGATGGAGGAGATGGAAGAGAGGAGGAAAGCTAGGGATAACAAGAAGATGGCTAAGGAAGTACAGTCTCAGAAGATGAAGGAGAGGGCCAAGCAGAAGAAGGATGAGATTGAGTCTGTTAAGAAGTGGAGGAAACAGAGGCAGCAGAGTGGGTTTAGTGAGAAAGGTGGGGCGGGGGAGCTTGATCTTGAGTTTGGGAATGGTAAGAGTTTCCAGAGAGGTGGTGGTGGTAAGAAGAGGCCTGGTGTGTCTCCTGGTGATAGGTCAGGAGGGAAAGGGAAGGCTGCTTCGAGGATGAACAATAAGAAGAGGCAGTTTAGGGACTCCAAGTTTGGTCATGGTGGAAGGAAAGGGTTGAGCAAGCAGAACACTGCAGAGACGACTAATGATTTCAAAGGCGGGTTTCGTGGAGGCAAAGCTGGTGGAAACAAGAGACAGAAGAGATGAACAAGGTTTGTTCATCTATATAAACCCATAAACTATTTTGTCATCTTTGGATATTATGTATTGAGAGAATGTTTTTTTTTTTCTTGGTTTGTACCCTCTTGAGTAAGGGTTTTTACTTTTTAGGACCAATATCTTTAGTTGCAATGTTGTACTAATGATTACTATTAACAAAGGTCCATTTGTTTCAAAGATAACAAGATGTTTCTTCTTTGAATCAATCTTTTAAATTTATCATCCAACAATAATAAGACTTTGTAAGTACTTTACAAGTGATTTTAAAAGGTTCTAGTACCATGGATTAAAAGTTTACTCAAGCCATCTCTTAGAAAAATCCTTCTCTCGTTCATTGGGCATGATAAATTCTGTTTTGTTCTCTTTTTCACCAAACATGGTTTGCTTGGTAATGTCCTATGCACTGTAGTCCAGTTATGGGAGATTGAATATACATGATTTGGAAAGAGAACTTGAAGATTAAAGTTCTTTCTTTTAGTGTCTGTCTTCTCTGTTTAAGTTTTTTTCATAATTATTACACCTCAAAACTAAAAAGTAAGCACATATCTGCAACGGTGACTCCCTCTTCCTCTACCATTTGTATGAATCTTGGGAAGTTTATAACCATAGGGTTTCTAAATAATATTCAAACCTAAAGAAATTGCAACAAGAACCTTAAAACTTTTCTTAAAGGAACACATTTAAACATTATCACTAGTTTTTGCAATAAATTACTGACAAGTTTCCCCCCTTTTTGTGGCGTTTGATTTGAGATTTATATTGGAAAAGGATTTACATGCAATATATGAGGTGGAACTGTAATGTAAATAGTTCTCTTAGGGAATTTGAAAATACGTTATACTACTAATATATACCTTTAACTGATTACTAACAGATTTAAATTGTTATTGATCATAGAAGCATGACGCACGCACTAAAAGATAAAATAAAATAATATGCGAGTGTCATAGTCATGCTATTCGAAGTGCAACAAAACCTGGTGACAAGACACGTAGTAACATCATAGAGAATCCTTGTGGTTGTGGTACTTATCTCCCGTACCACGTTCCACCCAAGTGTTATCCATATCTTCTAATGTTTGTATTTTTCTTAAACATCAAATTGTAACATTAACTTGTAAACACATTTTATCACACCAAAAAGAAAACTTGATGAACACATAACTATTAGAAGCAGACTGTAAATTAAAATTGATTATCATCTTAGATGTTTAAAACATGCACGTTTCGCAACATCCAAACCAATTCTATAAAATTTGTATATGCTAATAAAATCCATTTTATATCTCTCACAAACTTCTAGTTTTATGTTTTCACCCATATTTTTAGTGTTTGGATAAACGTTTGAGTATTGCCCAATCGTAGTTTTGTTGTATAGGAACACTCGTCGCCATGCATGTCAATCTCTCTTTCCTATATAAACCAAAACCATCTCCATCCTTTTCTTTCAAGAAGAAATACATCAACAACAAAAAAAATGGCGATCAACAAATTAACCATAACACTTTTCCTTCTCATATCCTTAGCTGTTTTCCACTGCTTGGCCTTCCGGGTGGAGGTCCAAGAGTTCGAACCACCACAACAAGAGGGACAAGAAGGTCACGGTGGGGGCTCCGGCGAGGGATGGGATGAAGAGGCAACAAAGAATCCATACCACTTTGGGCGGTGGAGTTTCAAGAATTTCTTTCAATCACAGGAAGGTTTTGTGAAAATGTTACCCAAGTTCACTAAACGCTCATCGACTCTCTTCCGTGGAATAGAAAACTACCGCTTCTTGTTCCAGGAGATGCAACCTAACACTTTCCTTGTTCCTCACCATTTAGATGCCGATTACGTGTTTCTAGTCGTACAAGGTTATATCCATTCTTTTCAATCTTGTAGTACACTTCTAGTAGTACTAAAAAAACTTAATTTGATTAAAAAATCATATTAGGGAAGGGAGTGATTGGTTTTGTGACGGATACGGAAAATGAATCCTTTCAAATAACGAAAGGTGATGTGGTGAGAGTCCCATCCAGCGTCACACACTTTTTCGCGAACACCAACGGCACCGTTCCTCTCCGTCTCGCCAAGATCGCCGTCCCCGCCAACGTTCCTGGACACTTCCAGGTCCTTTATTTAATTTTTTTACATCTTATATTCTTTTTTTTTTTGCACTTAACTAATTTTAATATGTTGTTATTTAACCTCGATATTTTTTGCAGGTTTTCTTCCCTTCTCATTCCGGGTTTCACCAATCCTATTTCACTGGGTTTAGTAAAGATGTACTCACGGCCAGTTTCAACGTACGCTTCTTAACTTCCTTTCATCTTTTAATATATGTTATATAACACATATACGAGTCTAGGGCAGTTTTGTGAATTTCACGAGATGAGATATATGATTACAAGTTTTGTATTATGGAATCTATAGGTACCGGAAGAATTGCTAGGAAGATTGATTAGGAGACCACAACAACAAGTGGGACAAGGGATTATAAGGAGAGTTTCTCCAGACCAGATCAAAGAACTTACAGAACACGCTATTTCTCCTTCAAACAAACACAAAAACAAAAAGGATAAGCACAAAGACAAGGACAGGAGCACGTTCGGGAGCCCTTTCAATCTCCTTACACAAGATGCAATCTACTCCAACGACTTTGGCCGTTACCACGAGGCACATCCCAAAAAGTTTAGTCAACTCCAAGACCTTGACATTGCTGTCGGTTGGGTTAACATGACACAGGTTCACACTCAATAATCTTTAAATAGTTCCGACCGCTTTTGATGGATCAGTTACTAATTAATCTAAAAGTTGGGTTGTGCAACTATGCAGGGGTCTTTGTTCCTTCCTCAGTATAATTCAGAGACAACCTTTGTAACGTTTGTTGAGAATGGTTGCGCCCGCTATGAGATGGCTAGTCCTTGCACATTCCAAGGAGAGCAACAACAGCCCTGGTTTGGACCAGGACAAGAAGAAGAAGTATAAGAAGAAATGAGTGGACAAGTACACAAGATTGTATCACGCGTGTGTAAAGGCGAAGTTTTTATCCTTCCGGCAGGTCATCCATTTGCTATACTCTCACAGGATGAAAACTTTGTCGCGGTAGGGTTTGGTATTCATGCATCCAACAGCACAAGAACGTTCCTTGCAGGTCAAGAAATATAATTTTTAATTGATATTTTTATTCCCACAATTCGTAGTGTGTCTCACTCTGTAAGACAACTGTTTGTTTGGATTTATAGGGCAAGATAATATGCTGAGCAATATCAACACGGTGGCGACGAGGCTGAGCTTTGGTCTGGGAAGCAAAATGGCGGAGAAGTTGTTCACGAGCCAAAACTATTCCCACTTTGCACCTACGACTCCTCGCCATCAATTTCCAGAGAAACCCAAGCCATCCTTTCAATCAATCTTCAACCTAGCCGGTTTTTGATAATGCAAAAAAAAAAAAAAAAAGGTCAAGTACATGTCTGACGGTGTAATAAAAGTACGGTGACGTTCCGTAACTTTCGTCTTGCAGAGTTTCTCGAGTTGTATACATGTTTGTAACGGATTTCCTCTGTTTTATAAATAATAAAACCTCCGTATCTGTGTTGATTATTGGTTGGGTGGATCTTTTCTATAAAAAACTCCAGATTGGGAATTTATTTTATGAAAACCAATAATCTGAAAATGTTACTTGGTAAAATATATGTCAGAGACTAAATTAAGCGCTACCAAGCAGGTTAAGTGGTGCAGGAAACTGAATACCAATCTTGCTTAAAGACGATAAAATGAAAAGGTTGGACAAAAGAAGTGACCGGGCCTACAATGAATGCTCATTTTATATGGAGGCTCCTTTTCTTGTGATATCACTATTATATCCTCTGACGTCTAATTGAACATAATGAATTTACCCGAGTAGTAAGAGCACCATTATCGCGGTATACTAACAAGAGTTTTAAAGAGTATGAGTCTCGCAGAGTTCATTAAAAACGTATGCAGAACTAGTGAGATAGGAGATGTTTTTGGTCTGTTTTTAGTGCTGTTTGCGGACCCTACTTACACGTGGCGGTCCGCGATTGGTTCCTTCTTTTTTAAAAAATAAAATAAAAATAAGAAACCCAAAATAATTTGTGCGATAATTTGTGCGATAATAATGGTGCTCTAAAAATCAACAACACAAGTAGGCATGCGGGTTAACCAGGTCGGTTTTGTTAACCGAAGTTTTGGTTCGATTTCGGCTAATTCAGTTTCTTAATTTTGTCACCAGACTGAAATGAAGTTTTGGTTTTGTTGTTAAATTTTGGACAAGATCTGGTTACCAGTTCAGTTTTGTTAACCGAAGTTATGGTTCGGTTTCTATTAATTTTCATCTTCACTTCAAAAAATACCATTTGTTTGTTTTTAATATTTACAAATATTATAAATACTGTTTACTTTAAATTTTTTTGATAATTATAATTTTTTTATAACTTCTTTATTTAATTTAGTTTACATAATTATACAATTTTTATATCAATTTTTTCTTTCTTCTAAATTTTATATAAGTAAATTTAATATATTTTAACAAAATTAAACAGATAAAATTTTATCTAAAAGAATAATTTCAAATATATACATAAATTCTAAAATATTAACAAAAATTTTATTTTTAAATATAATTTTAATTTAAAATTTTATTATTGTACATGGTATAGGAAAACACCTGGAATCTAATTCAACGCAAAAAAACTTTATATCTAATTGAATGTCTAATTGAAGGAGTAAGATGTTAAAAAGATTTTTAAAAAGATCTCCAGTCTGTCGTAGGCAAATATCTTTGTTAAGAAATTTAAAGAAAAAAACACTAAATATGTCAATGTTTTTCATAGGCAAAGTTTCTCAAACTTAAAAGTCCAATATGCGTACAATAGAACTCATGTACTCGTTTGACTAATAAAAAGGCATCTAAAAATATTATTAAGAATAACACAATAATTATGGAATGAAACAAGAAAAAAAAAAAAAAAAAAAGACAAAGAAGGCAAGCGGGCAATGAGGGTTCAAAATAAAGAAACTTCTCCATCACTACTGGTGTTACCGTTCCATATACCTATCTCAATGACCTCATACTCATCCTCGCCTCTAATCACGACGGTGTGCAACGCATTCACTGGGGAATTGTTGGGAGCAGTAATCTCATCCGCAGGAACACTTGAGTCACAAGAAAACCTAGTTTGGCACAGAGGGCAACTGACATTTTTTGGGTCGACGCAATCTACGTGAAACAAATGAAAACAGTGTGGTATAACCCTCACAGTCTCATTTACGTGAAACTCATTCAAACAGGCAGAGCATTGCTGAGAGATATTCTCTTCTTCTTCGCTGGTTCTCAACTCTGGTGAGTAAAACATGAAATGGTCATCATCATGGTCGTTGCTTAACCCTCCAGATGAGGAGACTCCGTCATGAATGTCGTTTCTGCGCCAACATTTGTCAACGACAACGTAACAGGTTACAAGTAGGAAAGCTGCTGCCAAGAATCCTATCACACCGGCGGCTACGATCTGAAAGTCCATAACTA
This sequence is a window from Brassica oleracea var. oleracea cultivar TO1000 chromosome C1, BOL, whole genome shotgun sequence. Protein-coding genes within it:
- the LOC106337612 gene encoding probable rRNA-processing protein EBP2 homolog translates to TLCVFFLWRRRSISLKTLLKREVLQSSSLLNHDEMNMIDENGAASDSEAESLSDSDDNDITEKLSEPTKTAVYNRDGLLDKLQDISWPEDIDWTHKLTVEIEQGQAVDVNDDLAREMAFYTQALQGTRQAFQKLQEMGLPFLRPADYYAEMVKSDTHMEKVKSKLLCEKKQMEEMEERRKARDNKKMAKEVQSQKMKERAKQKKDEIESVKKWRKQRQQSGFSEKGGAGELDLEFGNGKSFQRGGGGKKRPGVSPGDRSGGKGKAASRMNNKKRQFRDSKFGHGGRKGLSKQNTAETTNDFKGGFRGGKAGGNKRQKR
- the LOC106297624 gene encoding vicilin, which produces MAINKLTITLFLLISLAVFHCLAFRVEVQEFEPPQQEGQEGHGGGSGEGWDEEATKNPYHFGRWSFKNFFQSQEGFVKMLPKFTKRSSTLFRGIENYRFLFQEMQPNTFLVPHHLDADYVFLVVQGKGVIGFVTDTENESFQITKGDVVRVPSSVTHFFANTNGTVPLRLAKIAVPANVPGHFQVFFPSHSGFHQSYFTGFSKDVLTASFNVPEELLGRLIRRPQQQVGQGIIRRVSPDQIKELTEHAISPSNKHKNKKDKHKDKDRSTFGSPFNLLTQDAIYSNDFGRYHEAHPKKFSQLQDLDIAVGWVNMTQGSLFLPQYNSETTFVTFVENGCARYEMASPCTFQGEQQQPWFGPGQEEEV
- the LOC106337616 gene encoding RING-H2 finger protein ATL16-like; translated protein: MDFQIVAAGVIGFLAAAFLLVTCYVVVDKCWRRNDIHDGVSSSGGLSNDHDDDHFMFYSPELRTSEEEENISQQCSACLNEFHVNETVRVIPHCFHLFHVDCVDPKNVSCPLCQTRFSCDSSVPADEITAPNNSPVNALHTVVIRGEDEYEVIEIGIWNGNTSSDGEVSLF